From Acidimicrobiales bacterium, one genomic window encodes:
- a CDS encoding molybdopterin-dependent oxidoreductase yields the protein MEADEAARGDHPRWYGALAGAIAAAIALVFGQLVASFNDDIPGLVLGMGEWILDITPGDVATESIDTLGSGGKSALLPGIAITALVIGAVLGDLSKRVSSHIGTAGFVVFGLLGGFTGARNPQSPAVASWVWAAVAAALGIATLHFLLARMHRPTRLASFREDPRQKSATRRAFLSWSAGAGAVAVTGYGIASRVGGQSAAEVARDGLDFSELSSTTTAAPLADAAPLAAPVTPGSFDTVPGIASFVTPNDTFYRIDTALSVPQVDPDSWSLSFTGMVDDPYRLTFDEILAMPELDEHTVTLSCVSNEVGGGLVGTATWLGVPLRSLLDRAGVHDGASQIVGRSVDDWTAGFPLSALDDDRTAILAVGMNGEPLPIIHGFPARLVVAGLYGYVSATKWIEEINLTTWDAFDGYWISRGWSKEGPIKTMSRIDVPRHRDSITAGATTVAGVAWSPPRGIRAVELSIDDGEWRECEIAAPGSDETWVQWKTDWSAEAGDHVLRVRAVDGDGELQPVGPARVDPDGAEGWHAIQVGVS from the coding sequence ATGGAAGCTGACGAAGCCGCCCGGGGGGACCACCCCCGGTGGTACGGGGCACTCGCAGGGGCGATCGCCGCGGCGATCGCCCTCGTGTTCGGCCAGCTCGTCGCGTCATTCAACGACGACATTCCGGGGCTCGTGCTCGGCATGGGCGAGTGGATCCTCGACATCACACCCGGCGACGTCGCCACGGAGAGCATCGACACGCTGGGCAGCGGCGGAAAGTCGGCGCTCCTCCCTGGCATCGCCATCACCGCGCTGGTCATCGGCGCCGTCCTCGGCGATCTCTCCAAGCGGGTGTCATCCCACATCGGCACAGCCGGATTCGTCGTGTTCGGACTTCTCGGCGGTTTCACGGGTGCCCGAAATCCCCAGTCGCCGGCCGTCGCCAGCTGGGTGTGGGCCGCCGTTGCCGCCGCGCTCGGCATCGCGACACTGCACTTCCTGCTCGCCCGCATGCACCGACCGACCCGGCTCGCGTCGTTCCGAGAGGATCCCCGCCAGAAGAGCGCCACCCGTCGGGCGTTCCTCAGCTGGTCGGCCGGCGCCGGCGCAGTGGCCGTCACGGGCTACGGCATCGCCAGTCGGGTCGGTGGGCAGAGCGCGGCCGAAGTCGCGCGCGACGGCCTCGACTTCTCCGAGCTGTCGTCGACCACCACCGCCGCGCCGCTCGCCGATGCGGCACCGCTGGCCGCGCCGGTCACCCCTGGCTCCTTCGACACCGTGCCGGGGATCGCCAGCTTCGTCACGCCGAACGACACCTTCTACCGCATCGACACCGCCCTGAGCGTGCCCCAGGTCGACCCCGACTCCTGGTCCCTCTCGTTCACCGGCATGGTCGACGATCCCTACCGCCTCACCTTCGACGAGATCCTGGCGATGCCCGAACTCGACGAACACACCGTCACGCTGTCGTGCGTGTCGAACGAGGTCGGCGGCGGACTCGTCGGCACGGCGACCTGGCTCGGCGTACCGCTGCGCTCGCTGCTGGACCGGGCCGGCGTGCACGACGGCGCGTCGCAGATCGTGGGTAGATCGGTCGACGATTGGACCGCCGGCTTCCCGCTCAGCGCCCTCGACGACGACCGCACTGCCATCCTCGCGGTCGGCATGAACGGCGAACCGCTGCCGATCATCCACGGCTTCCCGGCCCGACTCGTGGTGGCCGGGCTCTACGGCTACGTCTCGGCGACGAAGTGGATCGAAGAGATCAACCTCACCACATGGGACGCGTTCGACGGCTATTGGATCTCCCGAGGCTGGTCGAAGGAAGGACCCATCAAGACGATGTCGCGCATCGACGTACCTCGGCATCGCGACAGCATCACGGCGGGAGCCACCACGGTCGCCGGCGTCGCCTGGTCGCCGCCCCGCGGCATCCGCGCCGTCGAACTCTCGATCGACGACGGCGAGTGGAGAGAGTGCGAGATCGCCGCGCCGGGATCCGACGAGACCTGGGTCCAGTGGAAGACCGATTGGAGCGCCGAGGCCGGCGATCACGTCCTTCGGGTCCGGGCCGTCGACGGCGACGGCGAGCTCCAGCCGGTCGGTCCGGCGAGGGTCGATCCCGACGGCGCCGAGGGTTGGCATGCCATTCAGGTGGGCGTCAGCTGA